In a genomic window of Alcanivorax sp.:
- a CDS encoding NUDIX domain-containing protein, with protein MSDLKPLFGPDDVEVLERDTPFQGFFRVDTLTLRHRQYNGGWGKPVRRELFVRPQASAVLPYDPRRGEILLVEQFRVGALEWRQSPWCLELIAGIADKDGESAADLIRREAMEEAGITLGEMETIAAYMPSPGGTNERLQVFVGQADLADAGGIFGCPDEGEDIRALTVPVADIPELLASGLVDNAASLIALQWLLLHRDRLDAAWGGV; from the coding sequence ATGAGTGATCTGAAGCCGCTGTTCGGCCCCGATGACGTGGAAGTGCTGGAACGGGACACCCCGTTTCAGGGCTTCTTTCGTGTCGATACCCTGACCCTGAGACACCGGCAGTACAACGGCGGCTGGGGCAAACCGGTACGCCGGGAGCTGTTCGTGCGTCCGCAGGCGTCGGCGGTGCTGCCCTATGATCCCCGCCGGGGTGAAATCCTGCTGGTGGAGCAGTTCCGGGTAGGGGCACTGGAGTGGCGGCAGTCTCCCTGGTGTCTGGAGTTGATTGCCGGCATTGCCGACAAGGACGGCGAAAGTGCCGCCGACCTGATTCGCCGTGAAGCCATGGAGGAAGCGGGCATTACCCTGGGCGAGATGGAAACCATCGCCGCCTATATGCCCAGCCCCGGTGGCACCAACGAGCGTCTGCAGGTGTTTGTCGGCCAGGCTGATCTGGCTGATGCCGGTGGTATCTTCGGGTGCCCGGACGAAGGGGAGGACATTCGTGCCCTGACCGTGCCGGTGGCAGATATTCCTGAATTGCTGGCATCCGGTCTGGTGGATAATGCGGCGTCCCTGATTGCTCTGCAGTGGCTGCTGTTGCACCGCGACCGGCTGGATGCGGCCTGGGGCGGGGTATGA
- a CDS encoding DUF1249 domain-containing protein, with amino-acid sequence MKRRDRYRLDFRALMSQCEENYARMLPLMNAMGERDSMDVELGHTQHTHTLQLRVLERSPYTTTVRLEDQELLDVLPASRLTVRLYHDARLAEVTEARPFRRVNARYAYPNRHMHQRDEKVQWNRFLAEWLRHVHDHGRDAGNDWRQRVTGNS; translated from the coding sequence ATGAAGCGCCGCGACCGCTACCGGCTGGATTTCCGGGCACTGATGAGCCAGTGCGAGGAAAACTACGCCCGCATGCTGCCGCTGATGAATGCCATGGGCGAGCGAGACAGCATGGACGTGGAGCTGGGCCATACCCAGCACACTCATACCCTGCAACTGCGGGTGCTGGAACGCTCTCCCTATACCACCACCGTGCGCCTGGAAGATCAGGAATTGCTGGATGTGCTGCCAGCATCACGGTTGACCGTGCGCCTGTATCACGATGCGCGTCTGGCAGAAGTTACCGAGGCGCGCCCCTTCCGTCGGGTCAATGCCCGCTATGCCTATCCCAACCGCCATATGCACCAGCGTGATGAGAAAGTGCAGTGGAATCGCTTCCTGGCCGAATGGCTCCGTCATGTCCATGATCATGGGCGTGATGCGGGCAACGATTGGCGCCAGCGGGTGACCGGTAATTCCTGA
- the cpdA gene encoding 3',5'-cyclic-AMP phosphodiesterase, producing the protein MTQQLQPLRVVQLSDCHLFADTQGKLLGLNTQFSLDKVLELIRREQPSPDLILATGDLSQDASLESYQRLGEALSSFTAPVYWLEGNHDKPAPMLKALDCDRERMSPCVLEIGNWTIVMLDSTIPGEVPGDLFDEDLKFLDDALAAANGEHLMVCLHHHPVPMECAWLDTQVVGSAEQFFAVIDRHPRVRAIIWGHVHQEYDEQRNGVRLLAVPSTCVQFKPKSEDFAVDDANPGYRPCPDRER; encoded by the coding sequence TTGACGCAGCAGTTGCAGCCCCTTCGAGTAGTGCAGTTATCGGACTGCCATCTGTTTGCCGACACACAAGGCAAGCTGTTGGGCCTGAATACCCAGTTCAGTCTGGACAAGGTGCTGGAGCTGATTCGGCGTGAACAGCCCAGCCCGGATCTGATCCTGGCCACTGGAGATCTGTCCCAGGATGCTTCCCTGGAGTCCTATCAGAGGCTTGGTGAGGCTCTGTCATCTTTCACCGCACCGGTGTACTGGCTTGAGGGCAACCACGACAAGCCTGCCCCCATGCTGAAGGCTCTGGATTGTGATCGCGAGCGCATGAGTCCCTGTGTGTTGGAGATCGGCAACTGGACCATCGTCATGCTCGACTCCACCATACCCGGGGAGGTCCCCGGTGACCTGTTCGACGAAGACCTGAAATTTCTGGACGATGCCCTGGCGGCTGCCAATGGCGAGCATCTGATGGTGTGCCTGCATCATCACCCGGTTCCCATGGAGTGTGCCTGGCTGGACACCCAGGTGGTGGGCAGTGCCGAACAGTTCTTTGCCGTGATCGACCGCCACCCCCGGGTACGCGCCATTATCTGGGGCCATGTGCACCAGGAATACGATGAGCAGCGCAACGGCGTGCGCCTGCTGGCCGTGCCCAGCACCTGCGTGCAGTTCAAACCGAAAAGCGAAGACTTCGCCGTGGACGACGCCAACCCCGGCTACCGACCGTGCCCAGACCGAGAGCGCTGA